The following are encoded together in the Panicum virgatum strain AP13 chromosome 6K, P.virgatum_v5, whole genome shotgun sequence genome:
- the LOC120713155 gene encoding uncharacterized protein LOC120713155, with translation MDVLGKITAVSNPAVVRNTAGDLMMRRIIKLQDLSLPVDAIAVEKIDLPNEDQTHVAFEEKNLLQLNDIDPFTQKGERYQCTVTIIGIPDKQHWCYRACRVCSSKMISTPDGFLCTKDGGCPSKQFEWKYKIPFIVADDTYSLEFMMFERRAANLIGKSAETLRKYNDPNIIPSDISQWIGHKFTFVVRILYKKSMRTEHPSFEVLLIKERHGKQDVLPLLSSQSSALGQGISSAIVATKDLPELMTISSKTPTDQARLYNHR, from the exons ATGG ATGTACTTGGAAAAATCACTGCTGTCTCAAATCCTGCAGTAGTGCGTAACACTGCAGGAGATCTCATGATGAGAAGAATAATAAAACTGCAGGACCTAAG CTTACCAGTGGACGCAATAGCTGTTGAAAAAATTGATTTACCAAATGAGGATCAGACTCATGTAGCTTTTGAAGAAAAGAATCTGTTACAGCTGAACGACATAGATCCTTTTACTCAAAAG GGTGAACGATATCAGTGCACTGTAACGATCATAGGAATACCGGATAAACAACATTGGTGCTATCGTGCTTGTCGTGTATGCTCATCAAAAATGATATCAACACCTGATGGGTTCCTGTGTACAAAGGATGGAGGCTGCCCTTCAAAACAATTTGAATGGAA GTACAAAATTCCATTTATAGTTGCAGACGACACATATAGTCTTGAGTTCATGATGTTCGAAAGAAGAGCTGCTAACCTTATTGGTAAGAGTGCTGAAACATTAAGGAAATACAATGATCCAAATATAATTCCAAGCGACATTTCACAATGGATTGGCCACAAGTTCACATTTGTTGTAAGGATTCTATATAAAAAGAGTATGAGGACTGAACATCCGTCATTTGAGGTCCTGTTGATAAAAGAACGCCATGGAAAGCAGGATGTACTGCCATTATTAAGCAGTCAGTCATCCGCACTAGGACAAGGAATATCATCAGCTATAGTTGCAACCAAGGATCTACCTGAACTAATGACTATATCTTCTAAAACACCAACAGATCAGGCAAGATTGTATAATCACCGATGA